ACTTTTGCTTATTTCCCCTTTTTTATGATCATTTCCCGCGGTTTTTTGCGCTTCTTCTCCTGTTATTTGCACATCAGGGACCCTTGGGAATGCATGCGATCTTTCTTTTGCTCTCCCCAGAACGATTTGATCATTTCCCAACTGGATTTGCACATTTCCCATCCACTTTTGCTTTACTATTTTCTACTTTTGCTTATTTCCCCTATTTTATGATCATTTCCCGCGGTTTTTTGCGCTTCTTCTCCTATTATTTGCACATCAGGGACCCTGGGAATGCATGCGATCTTTTTTTGCTCTCCCCAGAACGATTTGATCATTTCCCAACTGGATTTGCACATTTCCCATCTACTTTTGCTTTACTATTTTCTACTTTTGCTTATTTCCCCTTTTTTATGATCATTTCCCGCGGTTTTTTGCGCTTCTTCTCCTGTTATTTGCACATCGGGGACCCTTGGGAATGCATGCGATCTTTCCCATGCCCTGTTTCTTCTTGCAAAAATGAGGACAGTCCCCCACTGTTCTAGCATTTTAAAACAGCAGGGGACTGTCCCCAAAAATTTATTTTAAATGTATTTTCACATCTAAAGTTGATAACTGGTCCATGTATAGGTCTTCATATGATTGGTTTAGCTTATAATTTACTTCCTTATCTGTTTTACCTTCGTTCTCTTTTTTTATCTTTTCTTCTAATTCATTCGCCACTCGATCTCGAAGCATCGTAACTCGGAGGTATTCTCGGACAGAATCGTCATATTTCTTTTTCCCATATGCTTCGAGAAGTGCTTTTGTTTCCTTCCTATTTTCTATTTGCTCTGATAATATTTTCTCCTCTTTTGTTATTATGTCATCCGGAATGTAATAATTTTTTTCTTCTCCTAATAAAGCCATCGCATTGAGCTCTATTAGACTTTGTAAATTGACATTAATATTATCATAGCTCTCTAATTGCTCATCCCAATATGCATTACGATCCGCTACTTTTTCTACTTCGAGGCTTTCAATATCTTCACTTCTTTTAAGTTCAACCATCATTTTATTCATTAGTGTATAAAATTCCAGGTCTTTATCGAGGAAATCATTCCCATTTATTGTGATAATTTTCGTATTTTCACTTAATTTTGATTGCGATTGTTTGGTCTGTTCATCTGTTGTCGTTTGTTCCTTCTGGTCCGTAACATCTGACTTTCCAGATGAGCATCCGACTAGAAAAAGAATGAGAAGCAATGACAACCATTTCCTAATGGCTGGATGTGTAGAACCATTATGCCATATTTTCTGCATCCTATTCACTCCTCTTCTACATCAAACTCAAGTGTACCTTCATAAGTTTCTCCATCTTTTTCAGCTTGGACTTCGGCAATCCATTCTCCTGCCATTGGAAGTTCCACTTCACCTTCATAAGTTCCATCGCCATTATTGGTAAAATGAACTTCGATCTCGCCATGATCCATTTTAGCCATTTCTAAGTTGGCGGTAATTTCCAGTCCTGTGACTGCTT
The nucleotide sequence above comes from Oikeobacillus pervagus. Encoded proteins:
- a CDS encoding FixH family protein codes for the protein MKKRIFALLMLVIVLAGCKAGGVDFSIETAPSHKYGQSFPIVIKAVEGSEAVTGLEITANLEMAKMDHGEIEVHFTNNGDGTYEGEVELPMAGEWIAEVQAEKDGETYEGTLEFDVEEE